One genomic segment of Gemmatimonadaceae bacterium includes these proteins:
- a CDS encoding site-2 protease family protein — protein MRWSWRLGRVAGIDLYVHATFVLLLAWVAFQEYAQGPAAIAASMIYIIALFAIVVLHELGHALTARRYGIRTRDITLLPIGGVARLERMPRDPRQELLVALAGPAVNVVLAIVLYGIVRLGGQPPVGELYDIDIVTSARAFLYQLAFVNVVLAAFNLLPAFPMDGGRVLRAILAMRLSSYTRATEIAARVGRVFALLLGIAGLYRFTNPFWVLIALFVWLGAGSEAAAVQTSATLDGVPIEDLMIREVHTLAPDDPLSRAVQFTLEGFQQDFPVVDASGGLVGVLTRADLLRALSDGGASATVADSMHRRFATATPEDRAEEAIDRLRNCGCNAMPVVRGRELLGVLTLENIGEYIMIRSAMAAKQRS, from the coding sequence ATGAGATGGTCCTGGCGCCTCGGGCGCGTCGCGGGGATCGATCTGTACGTCCACGCGACCTTCGTGCTGCTCCTCGCATGGGTCGCGTTTCAGGAGTACGCACAGGGTCCGGCAGCCATTGCGGCGTCGATGATCTACATCATCGCGCTGTTCGCGATCGTAGTATTGCACGAATTGGGACACGCGCTCACCGCGCGGCGCTATGGCATCCGCACGCGCGACATCACGCTGCTGCCCATCGGCGGCGTCGCTCGGCTCGAGCGGATGCCCCGCGACCCGCGGCAGGAGCTGCTCGTCGCGCTCGCGGGACCGGCAGTGAATGTCGTGCTGGCGATCGTGCTCTACGGCATCGTTAGGCTCGGCGGCCAGCCGCCCGTTGGCGAGCTGTACGACATCGATATCGTGACGTCAGCACGCGCGTTTCTCTATCAGCTGGCATTCGTGAACGTCGTGCTCGCGGCCTTCAATCTGCTTCCCGCCTTCCCGATGGACGGCGGGCGTGTGCTCCGCGCGATCCTTGCGATGCGGCTGAGCAGCTACACCCGGGCGACGGAGATCGCGGCGCGGGTGGGACGCGTGTTCGCTCTTTTGTTAGGCATCGCTGGTCTGTACCGCTTCACCAACCCCTTCTGGGTGCTGATCGCCCTCTTCGTCTGGCTTGGCGCCGGAAGCGAGGCGGCCGCGGTGCAGACGTCGGCGACGCTCGACGGAGTACCGATCGAGGATCTGATGATTCGCGAGGTTCACACGCTGGCGCCCGATGATCCGCTGTCGCGCGCCGTGCAGTTCACGCTCGAGGGATTTCAGCAGGATTTCCCGGTGGTGGACGCGAGCGGCGGCCTGGTGGGCGTGCTGACGCGCGCCGACCTCTTGCGTGCGCTCTCCGACGGCGGCGCATCGGCGACGGTCGCGGACTCGATGCATCGCCGATTTGCGACGGCGACGCCCGAGGACCGCGCGGAGGAGGCGATCGACCGCCTCCGAAACTGTGGATGCAACGCGATGCCGGTCGTTCGCGGGCGCGAGCTGTTAGGCGTGCTCACGCTCGAGAACATCGGGGAGTACATCATGATTCGCTCAGCGATGGCGGCGAAGCAGAGGAGCTGA